The Pedosphaera parvula Ellin514 genomic interval CCCCTGCTCGATTTTGCTCCCATCCTCGCGCCAGGACATCCACAATCCCTGCTTTTTACCATGCGTATACACTCCTTCAGCTGCCTTGTAGAGACTTCCGGACACACCGTCTTTCACGGAAGTTGGATACCAAAGCATGTAAATACCATCCAGAGTTCCATCCGCCGCTTTACATCCTACCATGATCCCGGGATCGCCCTGAAACAAAGCGGTTTTCTCCGCTACCGAGTGTGCCCCTCTGGGACAGGACATTTGCGAGCGCATCTGCTCCAATTCTTCAAGACTTCCTGCCTTTTGCCAGATGCCATATTTGTAAGCTGCTACGCTGGTCTTTTTGGCATTCTGCCCTTCCGCCCTGCCCACTGAAGCGAGGCAAACGACAACCCATGCCATCAGAATTTTGGTAATTGCAGCATTAACATTCATCGTAGTTCAACCTTGTGAGAAATTTGGAAACTGATAATAGGTTAAGTGTTGCCAAGGAATGAAAAAATCCAAGCGCAAACTTCCAGGTTCTGGTGAACTTTGACGAACCAGGCTGAAATTGAGGAATAAAGAAAACGGACGGTTGAGGAATCTGTCCAATGAATTTCTGCGACCCTCTCGTAAAGAAGCTTACGCCCGATCGCGATTGGGCTTTCGCCTTCCCGCACTATTGCTCTCATCGAAATACATCCCCATCAAGCGATGGCGCTTGCCAGAGGAATCACGACGAAACATCGTACGGATAAAGGATAAAAGCCAATTCATGATCAGCGCGTTAAGTTCATTCAGGCAACCCCAGGCTGCCGATTGGAGGACAGATTAATTCTCCCACTCTGCCTGTCGAGTAAAATCCAAGCCGGCTTTTATGCGATGAAGACTTTCGCCGCCTTAACCGGCTTTATCCTCAAGCTTTTGTGCTGACTCCTCACTCCAGAATATTGATTTTTCACACATGGCAATCCTTCCCCATTAAGCTTGGGAGTTGTGATACTGGACACACACTTGCGTCCCGCCCATCTTCTCAGTAATGTTCTTCCAGTTGCGCCCGTAGCTCAGTTGGATAGAGCATCTGCCTTCTAAGCAGAGGGTCCCGCGTTCGAATCGCGGCGGGCGCACCAATTTTCATTTTGCTTCATTTCAATCAACATTCCAATAATGTGATTCGATGACCGATTTTTCGTTTCTATTTGAATTGGAAAAACAGTCGCACTCTTTCGAAGTGCGTTCCAGCGCTTCGAAAATTTCCCTGCTTCTCAGCCCCAATTTCTTCGAACATGGATCATCGGGAAGGATCTGGTCGAGAAACGAGATTTTGGAGCGACTGCCCACAGAGGACGGGAGCACTAAAATTAAATCACGCGATTATAAAGCCACTCCCCTGGCTGCTGACGTCGTTCTCATAACCTATATTTCCGCCAACCAGGAAGGCGATGCGATTTCCGGGGAGTTTTTGAGAAGCTCCATTTGGCGTAAAAATCCAACTGGCTGGCAAATGGAGTTCCATCAGGGAACCAGGAAACAATAGAATATTCCAGACACACAGTTCAAAACCCATCGAGCGCACCATTCCATCTTACATGCTCACACTTGAAAAACTCGCCCAACTTGTCGACCAAAACCGCTCTGCCACCCGGGCACAGGTGAAGGAATTCTCCATCGGGGGCCAGCCTTTCTCCTTTAACTCGCAACCTGCCATCATGGGTGTGATCAACCTCTCGCCCGATTCATGGTATCGCGAAAGTGTCTGCCTCTCAGCTGAAAGCGCCATTCAACGTGGCAAAGTTCTCCACGCCCAGGGCGCTCAAATCATTGATATCGGTGCCGAATCC includes:
- a CDS encoding DUF4440 domain-containing protein codes for the protein MTDFSFLFELEKQSHSFEVRSSASKISLLLSPNFFEHGSSGRIWSRNEILERLPTEDGSTKIKSRDYKATPLAADVVLITYISANQEGDAISGEFLRSSIWRKNPTGWQMEFHQGTRKQ